One window of the Betaproteobacteria bacterium genome contains the following:
- a CDS encoding M48 family metallopeptidase, which yields MRIFFKLKKAPIVLPEESERSIALAGHRVDYKLVRRRGRRGVGLKVDGTGMTVAASLTTPIGSIEEMIGKNSHWVLKKLDEWSHRRIQPQRWETGAKVYFIGESLTLMIDEGATRSSVEQSMGHLFVRLAKADPAAIEKAALAWYKRQALPHLAQRAFFFSKLHGLTPPRVFLSGANSRWGSCNSRREVRFSWRLIKARPALIDYVVCHELAHLRHMDHSSAFWTEVERMCPDYRVLKSELDSSDHKFRAF from the coding sequence GTGCGCATTTTCTTCAAGCTAAAAAAAGCGCCGATCGTGCTACCTGAAGAATCAGAGCGCAGCATTGCGCTGGCCGGTCATCGCGTCGACTACAAACTGGTGCGCCGGCGTGGACGGCGTGGTGTTGGTCTCAAGGTAGACGGCACCGGTATGACGGTCGCGGCATCACTGACGACGCCAATTGGCAGCATCGAAGAGATGATCGGCAAGAATTCGCATTGGGTGCTGAAAAAACTCGACGAGTGGTCGCATCGCAGAATTCAGCCGCAACGTTGGGAAACCGGCGCAAAAGTATATTTTATTGGCGAATCGCTGACTTTGATGATCGATGAAGGGGCGACGCGATCAAGTGTTGAACAATCGATGGGTCATCTTTTTGTCAGATTGGCAAAGGCCGATCCGGCGGCAATCGAGAAGGCCGCCTTGGCATGGTACAAAAGGCAGGCCTTACCGCATCTTGCGCAACGCGCATTCTTCTTCTCCAAGCTGCACGGCCTCACGCCGCCGCGCGTGTTCCTTTCCGGCGCCAACAGCCGCTGGGGTAGTTGCAATTCGCGGCGCGAAGTGCGCTTCTCATGGCGTTTGATCAAGGCGCGACCGGCGCTCATCGACTATGTCGTTTGTCACGAGCTGGCGCACCTGCGACACATGGATCATTCGTCTGCATTCTGGACGGAAGTGGAACGGATGTGCCCCGACTATCGGGTCCTGAAGTCTGAGCTGGATTCGAGCGATCACAAGTTTCGAGCGTTCTGA
- the gloA gene encoding lactoylglutathione lyase — translation MQLLHTMIRVVNLDKSIDFYTNVLGMKLLRRRDYPDGKFTLAFVGYGDESQGAVIELTHNWDTKSYELGNAFGHIAIGLPDVYKACDAVKAKGGKVTREPGPMKFGGSVIAFVEDPDGYKIEFIQKTT, via the coding sequence ATGCAACTACTGCACACCATGATTCGCGTGGTCAATCTCGACAAATCGATTGACTTCTACACCAATGTGCTCGGCATGAAATTGCTGCGCCGCAGAGATTACCCAGACGGAAAATTCACGCTTGCGTTTGTGGGATATGGTGATGAATCGCAGGGCGCGGTGATCGAGCTTACCCACAACTGGGACACGAAAAGTTATGAACTCGGCAATGCGTTCGGGCACATCGCCATTGGTCTGCCTGATGTGTACAAGGCGTGCGATGCCGTGAAAGCCAAGGGTGGCAAAGTTACCCGCGAGCCGGGTCCGATGAAATTTGGTGGTAGCGTGATTGCGTTTGTGGAAGATCCGGACGGCTACAAAATCGAGTTCATCCAAAAAACAACCTAG
- a CDS encoding nuclear transport factor 2 family protein: MNLIQNVSGKVDLFKQGGAKLQMPLLNAVVRERAAYAMNEPRFREISTGRNASPSMAPIVDSLHARIVRRLQFILVALCALCAGALITFVYLGGHRDAGLNTTELKPIEQLSFSRNASRDAEVMSPTQGVVPEIDVRTEAAELVEKWAAAWSKRDVDRYLKFYSKSFVPPDNNSLEAWEQTRRNRILGKRHISVTIRDLNVELLDDNRAIAQFAQTYAADNYRESPATKVLILAREGNAWRIAAETNSRDAASQVSR, translated from the coding sequence ATGAATCTGATCCAGAACGTGTCGGGAAAAGTTGACCTCTTCAAGCAAGGAGGGGCAAAACTTCAAATGCCATTGCTGAACGCGGTCGTGCGTGAACGCGCGGCATACGCAATGAATGAACCGCGATTCAGGGAAATATCGACCGGCCGCAATGCATCCCCATCGATGGCCCCAATTGTTGATTCCTTGCATGCAAGGATTGTGAGGCGCCTGCAATTCATATTGGTGGCGTTGTGTGCCTTGTGTGCGGGTGCGCTCATTACGTTCGTCTATCTAGGCGGGCATCGGGATGCCGGCTTGAATACGACCGAATTAAAACCTATCGAACAGTTATCCTTTTCGCGCAACGCCAGTCGCGATGCAGAAGTGATGTCGCCAACGCAGGGCGTCGTTCCTGAAATTGATGTGAGGACAGAAGCGGCTGAGTTGGTCGAAAAGTGGGCAGCCGCATGGTCGAAGCGCGATGTCGATCGCTATCTCAAGTTCTATTCAAAGAGCTTTGTGCCGCCGGACAACAACTCGCTGGAAGCATGGGAACAGACACGACGGAACCGCATTCTCGGCAAGCGGCACATTTCTGTAACCATACGCGACCTCAACGTGGAGTTGCTTGACGACAATCGAGCCATCGCGCAATTTGCGCAGACTTACGCGGCGGACAATTACCGCGAATCGCCTGCGACCAAAGTCCTGATCCTGGCTCGCGAGGGGAATGCGTGGCGCATTGCTGCCGAAACGAATTCACGCGACGCAGCTTCGCAAGTATCGCGATAA
- a CDS encoding class I SAM-dependent methyltransferase → MQTTQLGEPVIDEVEFLRTVVALADADIAELGCGKAEMARKLIERKLVRSVKALEVDSIQHAHNCASAPLPGLEFLYGSADDIPLQDASCDLVIMLKSLHHVPIDRMDRSLREIHRVLKPGGNLYVSEPVFAGDFNEIIRIFHDEGVVRTAAYDALKRAVAGGFLEDAAEITFEMPLAFIDFDDFFNKVVRVTHSELVLVGDKLAEVRERFGKHMSLQGARFVRPMRVNLLRKPA, encoded by the coding sequence ATGCAAACAACGCAACTTGGCGAACCGGTCATCGATGAAGTCGAGTTCCTGCGCACGGTTGTCGCGCTGGCGGACGCCGATATCGCCGAACTGGGCTGCGGCAAAGCGGAAATGGCGCGCAAACTGATTGAACGCAAGCTTGTGAGGAGCGTGAAGGCGCTTGAGGTCGACTCCATCCAGCACGCCCACAATTGCGCCAGCGCCCCTTTACCTGGGCTCGAGTTCCTGTACGGCAGCGCTGATGATATTCCACTACAAGACGCCAGCTGCGATCTCGTCATCATGCTGAAATCTCTGCACCATGTACCAATCGATCGGATGGACCGCTCCTTGCGCGAAATTCACCGCGTCTTGAAGCCGGGGGGAAATCTGTATGTGTCAGAGCCCGTCTTTGCTGGTGACTTCAACGAGATCATCCGCATATTCCACGATGAAGGCGTGGTGCGCACAGCCGCGTACGACGCGCTGAAGCGGGCGGTAGCCGGCGGATTCTTGGAAGATGCTGCTGAGATCACCTTTGAAATGCCGCTTGCGTTTATCGATTTCGACGACTTCTTCAATAAGGTCGTGCGGGTCACCCACTCCGAACTGGTGCTGGTCGGCGACAAGCTGGCTGAAGTTCGCGAGCGCTTCGGGAAGCACATGAGTCTGCAGGGCGCGCGATTTGTGCGCCCGATGCGGGTGAATTTATTGCGCAAGCCGGCTTAA
- the rsmA gene encoding 16S rRNA (adenine(1518)-N(6)/adenine(1519)-N(6))-dimethyltransferase RsmA, translating into MLPKAKKRFGQHFLTDRHYIDRIVNAIAPKPEDVMIEIGPGPGAMTAPLIAKLHHLHAVEIDRDLAAVLRARFPADQFTLHEENVLEFDFGKLTSRFRCVGNLPYNISTPFLFHLAGFAEQLIDATFMLQKEVVDRMVAAPDTKAYGRLSVMLQYRFQMKRLFDVPPGAFTPPPKVDSAIVHLVPLPAGRPAARDDSRFAALVTAGFGQRRKTLANTLKLFMPAEAILAQGIDPRRRGETLSVTDFIALADASLAFTKKSTDTTLEGAA; encoded by the coding sequence ATGCTGCCCAAGGCAAAGAAGAGGTTTGGACAACACTTCCTGACTGATCGCCACTATATCGACCGCATCGTCAACGCCATTGCGCCAAAACCCGAAGATGTAATGATCGAAATCGGCCCCGGCCCCGGTGCGATGACCGCGCCGCTTATAGCAAAGCTGCATCATCTGCACGCAGTGGAAATCGACCGCGATCTCGCCGCCGTATTGCGTGCGCGTTTTCCGGCGGACCAATTCACGTTGCATGAAGAGAATGTGCTGGAATTCGACTTCGGCAAACTCACATCGCGTTTCCGGTGCGTGGGTAATCTGCCTTACAACATCTCGACGCCATTCCTGTTTCATCTGGCGGGATTCGCGGAGCAACTGATCGATGCGACGTTCATGCTGCAAAAGGAGGTAGTCGATCGCATGGTCGCGGCACCTGATACGAAAGCGTATGGACGCCTGTCGGTCATGCTGCAATATCGCTTTCAGATGAAGCGATTGTTCGACGTGCCGCCGGGCGCGTTTACACCGCCGCCGAAAGTGGATTCCGCCATCGTGCATTTGGTACCGCTGCCAGCGGGTCGACCGGCGGCGCGCGACGATAGCCGATTCGCCGCATTGGTGACGGCGGGTTTCGGACAGCGGCGAAAGACCTTGGCCAATACACTCAAGCTTTTCATGCCCGCGGAGGCGATTCTCGCGCAGGGTATCGATCCCAGGCGCCGCGGCGAAACGCTCTCTGTCACCGACTTCATCGCGCTGGCCGACGCATCGCTGGCGTTTACAAAAAAGTCTACTGACACAACACTCGAAGGCGCTGCTTGA
- the pdxA gene encoding 4-hydroxythreonine-4-phosphate dehydrogenase PdxA, giving the protein MTLNTADDKPTIAITSGEPAGIGPDLCVLLAKEKFAANLVVLGDRDLLASRATILGVDISALPIDATPAAAPAIAGKLNATNSRYVLKLLDRAIEGCRSGEFAAMVTAPVHKGIINDANIPGINFSGHTEYLAEKSGTARVVMMLTGGGLRVALATTHLALADVPAAITRDSLTTTLRILHADLIGKFGIAAPRILVTGLNPHAGEGGYLGREEIDIIGPVIEQLKHEGMQLTGPLPADTLFTPRHLTQADAVLAMYHDQGLPVLKYASFGQGVNITLGLPIIRTSVDHGTALDLAGTGRIDTGSMKAAIDLAIELAVKRK; this is encoded by the coding sequence ATGACCTTGAACACCGCCGACGACAAACCCACCATCGCCATTACATCTGGCGAGCCAGCGGGCATCGGACCGGATCTTTGCGTGCTGCTCGCAAAGGAAAAGTTCGCGGCAAACCTCGTTGTGCTTGGTGATCGCGATTTGCTTGCGTCACGCGCGACAATACTGGGCGTCGACATCAGTGCCTTGCCAATCGATGCAACTCCCGCTGCCGCGCCGGCAATCGCAGGGAAACTCAACGCCACCAACAGCCGGTACGTACTGAAGCTACTTGACCGCGCCATCGAAGGCTGCCGTTCCGGCGAGTTCGCCGCGATGGTCACCGCGCCGGTACACAAAGGCATCATCAACGACGCGAATATTCCAGGTATCAATTTCAGCGGCCATACTGAGTATCTTGCAGAAAAGTCCGGAACCGCGCGCGTCGTCATGATGCTCACCGGCGGCGGACTGCGCGTAGCACTTGCGACGACACATCTGGCGCTCGCCGACGTGCCCGCCGCCATCACGCGAGATAGTCTGACGACCACGCTCAGAATCCTGCATGCAGATTTGATCGGCAAGTTCGGGATTGCCGCGCCACGGATTCTGGTGACAGGATTGAATCCTCACGCAGGCGAAGGCGGTTATCTCGGCCGCGAAGAAATCGACATCATCGGCCCGGTCATCGAGCAGCTCAAACATGAAGGCATGCAACTCACCGGTCCGCTGCCGGCTGACACACTCTTCACGCCACGCCATCTCACGCAGGCGGACGCGGTGCTGGCGATGTACCACGATCAGGGTTTGCCTGTACTGAAGTACGCCAGCTTTGGCCAGGGTGTCAACATCACTCTCGGGTTGCCGATCATCCGTACCTCCGTGGATCATGGCACGGCCCTGGATCTGGCAGGAACCGGACGCATCGATACCGGCAGCATGAAAGCCGCAATTGACTTGGCGATTGAACTCGCCGTAAAGCGCAAATAG
- a CDS encoding peptidylprolyl isomerase, translated as MLLSAVPLPSVAQLATPAPSSPASPPVNSITTLAPVPAAAAKIDTRLTAPAKAAGVVELDRIVAIVNNEVITLNDLNNRMAIVVKQLQAQSTQLPPQDALRKQLLERMINDMVQLQEAKETGIRVDDATLDKALQRIADENNLSMTEFRRRLEQDGVSWQKFREEVRGEVIMSRLREREVESGINVTEAEVDTQLSLEAREATTDREFRLAHILVLVPEQATSAQIETRRKRALQALGELRKGAEFAQISAQYSDAPDALQGGNLGWRPSGRLPAIFLDALTPLKAGEITDILRSANGFHIVKLLDKRGVSAQPTIQQTHVRHILIKGKEGVTDTDAKERLARLRERVIGGADFAELAKVHSDDPSNSKGGDLGWISPGDTVPEFERAMNQLRDNEISAPVQSTFGWHLVQVIERRTEGVTEERKRAGARNTIRARKADEAFQDWLRQTRDRAFVEFRAE; from the coding sequence ATGTTGCTGTCAGCTGTGCCATTGCCTTCCGTGGCACAGCTTGCCACACCGGCACCGTCGTCGCCCGCATCGCCACCTGTGAATTCCATTACGACCCTGGCGCCCGTCCCGGCGGCCGCGGCCAAAATCGACACGCGTCTCACCGCGCCCGCTAAAGCGGCAGGCGTGGTTGAACTCGATCGCATCGTTGCCATCGTCAACAACGAAGTGATCACACTCAACGACCTGAATAACCGCATGGCCATCGTGGTTAAACAGTTGCAGGCGCAAAGTACACAGTTGCCGCCACAGGACGCGCTCAGGAAACAATTGCTTGAACGCATGATCAACGACATGGTGCAACTGCAGGAAGCAAAGGAAACCGGCATTCGCGTGGACGACGCCACGCTCGACAAAGCCTTGCAGCGCATCGCCGACGAAAACAACCTGTCGATGACCGAATTCCGGCGGCGTCTTGAACAAGATGGCGTATCGTGGCAAAAATTTCGCGAGGAAGTCCGCGGTGAAGTGATTATGTCGCGGCTGCGTGAGCGTGAAGTGGAGAGCGGCATCAATGTAACGGAAGCAGAGGTGGATACACAGCTCTCGCTCGAAGCGCGTGAAGCAACAACTGATCGCGAATTTCGCCTCGCCCACATTTTGGTACTTGTTCCCGAGCAAGCCACCAGCGCGCAGATCGAGACTCGCCGCAAACGTGCCTTGCAGGCGCTGGGCGAATTGCGGAAGGGTGCGGAGTTTGCGCAAATTTCCGCGCAATACTCCGACGCGCCAGATGCCTTGCAAGGCGGCAATCTGGGCTGGCGACCATCAGGCCGCTTGCCCGCCATATTCCTGGATGCACTGACTCCCCTGAAAGCTGGCGAGATTACCGATATTCTGCGTAGCGCGAATGGCTTTCATATCGTCAAGCTGCTGGACAAACGTGGCGTCAGCGCGCAGCCGACGATTCAGCAGACCCACGTGCGCCACATCCTGATCAAGGGCAAGGAAGGCGTGACCGACACCGATGCGAAAGAGCGCCTGGCGCGCCTGCGCGAACGCGTGATCGGCGGAGCCGATTTTGCCGAACTGGCCAAAGTGCATTCCGACGATCCATCGAACTCGAAAGGCGGTGACCTGGGTTGGATTTCGCCTGGCGACACGGTGCCGGAATTCGAACGCGCAATGAATCAACTGCGCGACAATGAAATTTCCGCACCGGTGCAAAGTACGTTTGGCTGGCATCTGGTACAGGTTATCGAGCGGCGCACCGAAGGCGTGACGGAAGAGAGAAAGCGCGCCGGTGCGCGCAACACAATTCGCGCGCGTAAGGCCGACGAAGCTTTTCAGGACTGGCTGCGCCAGACACGGGATCGGGCGTTTGTCGAATTTCGGGCGGAATAG
- a CDS encoding LPS-assembly protein LptD, with the protein MASAPGQADLDAAIQDGLKAERSMPTPGGLLQRPAKTGPLLISADEIDGINQISVSASGHVSVKRGDMELTANRVDYDMLTDLASIPGKVRLDRGGDIVSGLGLKLTVATEIGTLEQPSFFFSKNPTRPGQRYEARGSAARMNLEGPDQERLFGARYTTCKPDQDDWYLKVSELALDRERNIGTGINGVVEFKGVPILYMPYMTFPLNSDRKSGFLPPSFGSSTSSGFELAVPYYWNIAPNHDATITPKMFTRRGVQIGTEFRYLGRDYLGELDTEYLPHDRVIDNNRYLVSLRHYQNLAPWLAPGWSASVYAQKVSDDNYFRDLSTRIANTAQTNLPRDASLSYASIVGDWSMRYLGYQTLQDPAALVTPPYRLAPQISFNAHPNRWNGVELNALGEFTDFQHPTLVNGQRLLFYPSASMPFTAPYGFITPKVGFHTTHYQLTRNETGFESGTRSLPIISVDSGLSFERPLTLWGESVSQTLEPRLFFLYVPFRDQSRLPSFSTAATDFSFAQIFNENLFVGGDRISDAKQMTAAITTRFIENLTGIERLRAAIGQRYYFRPQRVTLSDSALGLSGEQQGNLSRSDLLTALSGQLSDSWFLDSGFQYSTSKTEFQRANIAARYNADSGRILNFSYRYTRDSLKQVDISAQWPFGKAAPAWTLLARANHSFQDKRLIEGLLGVEYNQGCWEFRLVAHRFATATQQYSNSFQFQLELKGLSKLGINPLETLRQNIPGYRRSDDR; encoded by the coding sequence GTGGCGTCCGCCCCTGGCCAGGCTGATCTCGACGCCGCCATTCAGGACGGCCTGAAAGCGGAAAGGTCGATGCCGACACCGGGTGGCCTGCTGCAACGTCCGGCGAAAACCGGGCCGCTGTTGATTTCTGCCGACGAGATTGACGGTATCAATCAGATAAGCGTGTCGGCCAGCGGGCACGTTTCCGTCAAGCGGGGCGACATGGAGCTAACCGCCAATCGCGTCGATTACGACATGCTGACCGATCTGGCATCGATCCCCGGCAAGGTGCGGTTGGATCGTGGTGGCGATATTGTCAGCGGACTGGGGCTCAAGCTGACGGTCGCGACGGAAATCGGCACACTCGAACAACCGAGTTTCTTTTTCTCGAAGAATCCAACTCGGCCTGGGCAGCGCTATGAGGCACGCGGATCGGCGGCGCGCATGAATCTCGAGGGGCCCGATCAGGAACGCCTGTTCGGCGCGCGCTACACGACCTGCAAGCCCGATCAGGACGACTGGTATCTGAAAGTCTCCGAATTGGCGCTCGACCGCGAGCGCAACATCGGTACGGGAATTAACGGCGTCGTTGAATTCAAAGGCGTCCCGATTCTATACATGCCCTACATGACCTTTCCGCTGAACAGCGATCGCAAGTCGGGTTTCCTGCCGCCGTCATTTGGTTCATCGACCAGCAGCGGTTTCGAGCTGGCTGTGCCTTACTACTGGAATATCGCGCCCAATCACGACGCCACCATTACCCCGAAAATGTTCACGCGCCGCGGTGTACAGATCGGCACGGAGTTTCGTTATCTCGGTCGCGACTATCTGGGCGAGCTTGATACGGAATACCTGCCGCACGACCGCGTAATCGACAACAACCGCTATCTGGTGTCGTTGCGGCATTATCAGAATCTGGCGCCTTGGCTGGCGCCGGGCTGGAGTGCTTCCGTCTATGCACAGAAGGTTTCGGACGACAACTATTTCCGCGATCTGTCCACGCGTATCGCCAATACCGCGCAGACCAATCTACCGCGCGACGCCAGTTTGTCGTACGCCAGTATCGTTGGCGATTGGTCCATGCGTTATCTCGGCTATCAGACGTTGCAGGACCCGGCGGCGCTGGTCACGCCGCCGTACCGGCTGGCGCCGCAAATCTCGTTCAATGCGCACCCCAACCGCTGGAATGGCGTGGAATTGAATGCACTCGGAGAGTTTACGGATTTTCAACACCCGACACTGGTGAACGGCCAGCGGCTGCTTTTCTATCCATCGGCGTCGATGCCATTTACCGCACCCTACGGTTTCATCACGCCCAAAGTCGGGTTCCACACCACGCATTACCAGTTGACCAGAAACGAGACGGGATTTGAGAGCGGCACGCGCAGCCTGCCGATCATCAGTGTCGATAGCGGGTTGTCATTTGAACGACCGCTCACGCTGTGGGGCGAATCTGTTTCACAGACGCTGGAACCACGTCTGTTCTTTCTGTATGTGCCGTTTCGCGATCAAAGCCGCCTGCCTTCCTTCTCGACCGCCGCGACCGATTTCAGTTTCGCGCAGATTTTCAACGAGAACCTTTTTGTCGGTGGGGACCGTATTTCGGATGCGAAACAAATGACGGCTGCCATCACGACCCGATTCATCGAGAACCTGACCGGCATCGAGCGCCTGCGCGCGGCGATAGGACAGCGCTACTATTTTCGTCCGCAACGGGTCACACTTTCCGACAGCGCGCTCGGTCTGTCCGGCGAACAGCAGGGCAACCTGAGTCGCTCGGACTTGTTGACGGCCTTGTCGGGGCAACTATCGGATTCCTGGTTTCTGGATTCGGGCTTTCAGTACTCCACATCCAAGACAGAATTCCAGCGCGCCAATATCGCCGCCCGCTACAACGCAGACAGCGGACGGATACTCAACTTCAGCTATCGCTACACACGCGATTCCCTGAAGCAGGTTGATATCTCTGCCCAATGGCCGTTTGGCAAAGCTGCTCCCGCATGGACGTTGCTCGCCCGCGCCAACCACTCGTTTCAGGATAAGCGCCTGATCGAGGGCCTCTTGGGCGTCGAGTATAATCAGGGATGCTGGGAATTCCGGTTGGTCGCACACCGTTTTGCGACTGCCACGCAACAATATTCAAACTCTTTCCAGTTCCAACTGGAGTTAAAAGGCCTCTCCAAACTGGGCATTAACCCGCTGGAGACCCTCAGACAGAACATTCCAGGCTATCGTCGGTCTGATGATCGCTAG
- a CDS encoding phosphotransferase, which translates to MPETLLSPSSPSPRIDALHAWLVPELKREGITEYTLEPASTDASFRRYFRITSSAVTYIVMDAPPEQEDCRPFVKVAALMREAGVNAPAVLAQDLLQGFLLLTDLGRQTYLDVINDDNADKLFREANASLIKWQLASKPGVLPVYGEAQIAQELALFPDWYIAQHVGATLNDKQRNTLQSVFAAIAQHAISQAKVYVHSDYMPRNLMISDPPLENAPGVLDFQDAVYGPISYDIASLYRDAFISWDEERVLDGTIRYWENARKAGLPMPAHFGDFYRDVEWMGLQRHLRILGIFARLNYRDGKPMYLADTPRFVNYVRKTSERYGVLRPLLRLFDEMKIGDAAVEGYRF; encoded by the coding sequence ATGCCTGAAACCTTGTTGTCCCCGTCGTCACCAAGCCCGCGCATCGACGCACTCCATGCATGGCTTGTTCCCGAACTCAAACGCGAAGGCATCACCGAATACACACTGGAACCCGCCTCGACCGACGCGAGTTTTCGCCGCTATTTTCGCATAACCTCCTCTGCGGTAACGTACATCGTCATGGACGCGCCGCCCGAGCAGGAAGATTGCCGCCCATTCGTCAAGGTCGCGGCCCTCATGCGCGAAGCCGGTGTCAACGCGCCCGCGGTGCTCGCGCAGGATCTGTTGCAAGGCTTCCTGCTGCTCACTGATCTCGGCCGCCAGACCTATCTCGATGTCATCAACGACGATAACGCCGATAAACTTTTCCGCGAAGCCAACGCATCGTTGATCAAATGGCAGCTCGCCTCGAAGCCGGGCGTGTTGCCGGTATACGGCGAAGCGCAGATTGCACAAGAACTCGCGCTATTCCCGGATTGGTATATTGCCCAACATGTCGGCGCCACCTTGAACGACAAGCAGCGCAACACCTTGCAGTCAGTGTTCGCTGCCATCGCCCAGCATGCCATCAGCCAGGCCAAAGTCTATGTGCACAGCGACTACATGCCGCGCAACCTGATGATCTCCGATCCACCGCTGGAAAATGCGCCCGGCGTGCTCGATTTTCAGGACGCCGTGTACGGGCCAATCAGCTACGACATCGCCTCACTCTACCGTGATGCCTTCATTTCCTGGGACGAAGAACGCGTCCTCGATGGCACCATCCGTTACTGGGAGAACGCGCGCAAGGCAGGACTACCGATGCCCGCGCATTTCGGCGATTTCTATCGCGACGTGGAGTGGATGGGCTTGCAACGGCACCTGCGAATCCTCGGCATCTTCGCGCGATTGAATTATCGTGACGGCAAGCCCATGTACCTTGCCGATACGCCGCGCTTTGTGAATTACGTGCGCAAGACCAGTGAGCGCTATGGCGTGTTGAGGCCGTTGTTGAGGCTGTTTGATGAGATGAAAATTGGGGATGCAGCGGTGGAGGGGTATCGGTTTTGA
- a CDS encoding aminopeptidase P N-terminal domain-containing protein gives MKRESFPFPVVVPNVKIHAERRKRLAKNLKEGIVLLATSPEVARNADAHYDYRWDSHFYYLTGFREPEAVLVILLGKKPRHILFCRDKNLEREIWDGFRFGPEVAKEVFSFDESYSIAELETRIPDLMTNQDVIHTPIGASSTWDQSITRWLNAVRAKVRTGTTAPSEVRDLRTPVGQMRLIKDKTEIDIMARAGKISSDAHARAMRFAKPGMFEYQVEAEILHEFVMNGARQPAYGSIVAAGGNACVLHYRENSAQLKRGQLMLIDAGCELESYAADITRTFPIAGKFSGPQRDIYELVLESQLACIKAVKPGAPFGKYHDVANQVLAQGLIDLKLCKGSLASVLEQETYKQFYMHRAGHWLGLDVHDAGEYKRDGKWVTMQPGMVLTVEPGLYIRPADNVPKHFWDIGVRIEDDILVTAKGNINLTASCPKSVKDIEALTCG, from the coding sequence ATGAAACGCGAAAGCTTCCCCTTCCCCGTCGTCGTTCCCAACGTCAAAATCCATGCCGAGCGTCGCAAGCGTCTCGCGAAAAATCTGAAAGAAGGCATTGTGCTGCTGGCGACTTCGCCGGAAGTGGCGCGCAATGCCGATGCGCATTACGACTATCGTTGGGACAGTCATTTCTATTACCTCACCGGGTTCCGCGAACCGGAAGCGGTGCTGGTCATTTTGCTGGGAAAGAAGCCTCGGCACATTCTGTTTTGCCGCGACAAGAATCTGGAACGTGAAATCTGGGATGGGTTTCGCTTTGGTCCGGAGGTGGCCAAGGAAGTGTTCAGTTTCGATGAGTCGTATTCGATTGCCGAGCTGGAAACGCGCATCCCGGATCTGATGACGAATCAGGATGTGATTCACACGCCAATCGGTGCCTCGTCCACGTGGGATCAATCGATCACCCGCTGGCTGAATGCGGTGCGCGCCAAGGTGCGAACCGGTACGACGGCGCCTTCGGAGGTGCGCGACCTGCGCACGCCGGTGGGGCAGATGCGGCTCATCAAGGACAAGACCGAGATCGACATCATGGCGCGTGCGGGCAAGATTTCCTCCGATGCACACGCACGGGCGATGCGCTTCGCCAAACCGGGGATGTTTGAGTATCAGGTCGAAGCGGAAATTCTCCACGAGTTTGTGATGAACGGCGCGCGGCAGCCTGCTTACGGCAGTATCGTCGCGGCCGGCGGCAACGCCTGCGTGTTGCACTACCGGGAGAATTCCGCGCAGTTGAAGAGAGGTCAATTGATGCTGATCGACGCGGGGTGCGAGCTGGAAAGCTACGCGGCCGACATCACCCGCACGTTCCCGATCGCGGGCAAATTCAGCGGGCCACAACGCGATATTTACGAGCTGGTGCTGGAATCGCAGCTCGCGTGTATCAAGGCGGTCAAGCCGGGCGCGCCGTTCGGCAAGTATCACGACGTTGCCAACCAGGTGCTGGCGCAGGGCCTGATCGATCTCAAGCTGTGCAAGGGCTCGCTCGCGAGCGTGCTGGAACAGGAAACATACAAACAGTTCTACATGCACCGCGCCGGTCACTGGCTGGGGCTGGATGTGCATGACGCCGGCGAATACAAACGCGATGGCAAATGGGTGACGATGCAGCCGGGCATGGTGTTGACGGTGGAACCGGGGTTGTATATCCGTCCGGCCGACAATGTGCCCAAGCATTTCTGGGATATCGGCGTGCGGATCGAGGATGATATCCTGGTGACGGCCAAGGGAAATATCAACCTGACGGCGAGCTGTCCGAAATCGGTGAAGGATATTGAGGCGCTGACCTGCGGGTAG